cttttttatagttttttcaTCTTATCTTTTGTTATCAATATCCTTGATCTAAATAGTGAAAGAGATATGAAATCTTAAATAAAGATCAAATTCCCCAAAATAACATATTTGTTCTTGAGGATCATAAGCTTTTCTATCAAATAAAACCAAGACCCATGGAGCCTGAACTTCAATCTTCAAAGCTCAATCCATCACTTCTGAAACGTGAGGAGGAAGAGCACAACGCGCAGACAAGGTCAGGGGAGAAGGTGGAGGGGGAGGCGGTAATCAATTCCTCTGTCCACGACTACTAGAAAATCGTTCGGGAGAGCGACCAACGCAGAGAGGAGGAATCGGTTTTGAGGAACAggattttttctttctgggGAGGGTTGGTTTAGACATTGGAGAGAGCATTTTTCGGGGTGGGAAACGACTCTGTTGGGAGAGAAAGATCTACGAAATATGGGTCGGAGAGTTTTGGTACCGATTACGTTTAGATCTATGAAAACGAGTTTCTATAGGTGTTTCTAGCTTATTGAGCAGTTTTAGTATCAATATGGAATTGAGTCGTGGTATCTAGATCATTCAGTTGAGACGCCCATCCCCCGTTCGATGAAATCTTTATGAGAATTTAGTGCGAGCTAACCGTATTTTTCGTGTAATCCGAAAGTAAAGCGATCTAGATTGAATGATCTTAACTGGCTTCAAGTCATTGACGTCCGAATCCTAGTGATTTCTCAATATTTGAATCTGTTTCTGAAGTCAGGGTTCattgtttttgtgttttatgTTCCAACACCTGTGACTGATGGTTACTGGTGAGAGCTTGGCTGGAGTTGATGTCACAATTATCGATCTTTCGTAAATCGTTCTAGCTTATCTCCACATGGGTTGTCTTACTTCATATCCTTAGTTACAGTCCATCTTGGCAAGTCTTAGTAAATGGGGTAACGTCTGGCAAACAGCCATGATCGAAGGTAATAGCCAATGACATGAGTCTTGTTATGAAtatgggaaagaaaataataagaatGGGTTCAATTAGGGTTGATGAACTTTGGGTTTCATTAGTTAATGGATTTGGGCTTAGCCTGGTTTGATGAATATGAGTCGTGTTTAATCTGCTGGTTCTAGACTTAGCTCCGCTCTGATGTCATTTTTGCTTGCTCAGAATTTGAGTCTTAATGTGTCCGTGGTTTTAATCACTTTTAGCATGTTTAGttttcctttctataattaaattgcaaacTGCTTTGTTGAATACTTGCTGGTCATTCCTCATGGAGTGCGATTTGAGTCAATCTCAAGGTCGTTTGATAATCATTCTGATTGCTCTTAATGGCTTCTCAATATGTGGTTAATTTTCTAGTCGTTTTAGTATGCTTAGCGCAATTTTCATGTGAAGCTCAGGGTTGTTGCTTCTGCCTTCGTACCGAactttcttctgtttttttgggCGTGATTTGAATTGAGTCAACCTGTGTTCAGGTGTCACTTTGGTTGCTCATGTTGAAATATTAGTATGTCGATTTCTTGGCAATGTTGGCATGTTGTTATGTCGATTGTTTAGATGAGTTGTGGATTGTGCACTTTGAATGTTGCTGACTGGAGACACCTAGGCTTGTTATGTGAAAGTTTTGGTCCCGTTAAGTATAATTTAGATGTCTTCGTATGCATGTGAGCATGAAATTCATTCCTAGTCGATTTGGCATGGTTAAACATCATTTGCATGAGCGGAAGGGGCTTTCTTGCATCCTGAACGTTGCTGTGGGCTATGGATTGGGCGTGATTTTGAAGCGCATTGATGTGATTGGTGGCTTAATTTCGTAGTTCTTGTAGAACATAGGCATAGGATTCATGTGATAGCATTCTAGTTTAGTTTAGATTTAGGGAGGTTCATCTCTTAGAAAAAATTCGATCTGATTTGAACATTGGTCATAGGAGGTGCTGTCCTTAGACGTAATAACAAGGCAATGTAAATTCTTTGCTTGACATTTCATTAAATTTGCTTCCATATGCTTTATTCTAATTGTACTCGTTGCGATTGTTTACTTTCTTCTGATATGCACTTGCATGTGAACATCATTTAGCGGCATAGTGTCATAAAATGGATAAGGATCGTGTGAATCACTTAGGCAACTATTCAATCAAGTTAgggtaccgaaagggtattagttAGAGAATTattgtaatcaagtccctgattTTAGATCTCTAGTTGCTTAAAAGTAAGATATTTCCCATGCTTCACTTGGCTCCTAGCCGGCTCTAATaagctagtggtgactccttgTTAGGTTGGACTTCATAAATGGATCtattttaattgtaattttccAAATGTTGCGCAAGGTGAGGGTTGGGAAGAACTCCTGTCAATTGAGAACCAAGTTCTCAACTCAACAATTATCTTTAAACCTGTCTTCGCCTCGCTGGGAGGGTCACGGCAGGTATACCCatgttaaatttattttaagcgAATTTTTGCGCCATAAAAAGtttcaaactaatatatttatgccacatttacctcaaactaattttcatgttacaaattgccaaactagtacacttatacCATATTTAGCCTCACCAAAATTTTAGATCGGGAAATTTGCTAAAATCTATTACTTTTTCCCTAAGAGCACTGTCAAGTTTCGGAAATCTATTAAAAGCCATAATTTTATATggcttgaaaattaatttaaggtaaatgtggCATGAGTGtactatttttatatttttttcgtgacatgaaaaattaaagaggTAAATGCGACAAGAGTAacatatactaatttgggattttggtGATAATAAACCTAGAATTTAGAAGAAGTTACTTACTAAATTCATTATGATGGTGGTAACATATTGACAAGTCAACTTATGAGCAAGTTAACATTCTAATATCGGCATGCAACTTCAACAGAAATCTGCAATGGGACAATGACAAATTTAGAAATCCTTGACATATTTCAATGGCACACTCAATCACGAAACCCCGGGCTAAATGGGCCTCGACagctctttatctttctttctttctcatgGAGAAATAAGAATGGTGCACACTAAACAAGAAAGGACACATAGGGTGTTGATgcaaagtgatttttttttaaagttctcTTTTTTGTCCATCTATTCAATCGGCCTGATTCAGTAATCACACTTCAAGAAGAGGATGACGGCATCATAAAAACAAGCATCCAAATGGGAAATTGCATTCTAACTAACAAAAATTGTATTTCCTGCCCTACATTCCACTTTATTCAAAGCAACCACTTCCCAATAATTTCATCGGGCCCCATGAAATTTGATGGCCTTCCACTTTGGCTTCTTCATCAATTTGGCTCTTCTCTCCATCCTTCTCACTTCTCTCACTAGCCATTTGGGTCTTCCAGTTTCACATAAAATATATGCTATGGATATTCCAATGACGATTCCAGATGCATAACCTATGCCAACCACTTTCCTATCAAAACCACCACCATGCACTCTTGTACTATCCTCTTGGAAGAACGATTGTGAAGTTGGAGGAGGCTGAGCATCACTGCGACAAGTGATTTGTAATGGAGTTCCACATAAGCCTGGGTTTCCACGAAATGAATCGCTTGTGAATGTGCTTAGTTGCTTGTCTTGAGGTATGGGGCCTACGAGTTGGTTCCTTGAGAGGTCTAAACACCCAAGAAATGACAAATCTCCCAGTTCTCTAGGAACCCTCCCACTAAGCTTGTTTGAAGATAAATCTAGCCATTCAAGGTTAGTCAAATTTCCAAGAGTTGAAGGAATGGAACCCATGAGGTGGTTGTAGGAAAGATTGAGccctttgagaaaatgaagatttcCAATGACACTCGGGATGTTCCCTTGAAAAGAGTTGAGCGATAAGTCGATGGTTGTTAAGATGGTCAAGATCCTCTCTAGCCGAATCTCCCTTCCTTTCATGATCACATTGATGGAATCTTCATAGAACCCCATTCCAAGTCCAAGTTCCTGCGTCATGTACAATGATTTGTCTTGCAGCTCTTGTGCATTTTTTCCATTTATCATCCCTTGAAGTTTTGCTATCAAATTGGTTGGTAAAGGACCGACGAAGTCATTGTTCGAGAGATCCAAAATGTGCAACTTGGGAAAGAGATGAGCTACCCTTGGAAAATCTAAGGaacccttaaaattgttggacctCAAAATAAGAACTTTTAGCCTTGGCGTTTTCCTAGCCATGCTGGGAACTTATCCTCTATCTTATTGTTGCTTAAATCCAGAACTTCTAGCCTTGTACAATTGACAAGGGATTGTGGCAATGTtccttcaaattgattttgactcaAGTCAAGAGTTCTCAAGCTACTTCGTCGTGACAATGTTAGAGGGATTGTGCCTGAAAGACTATTCATTCGCAAGTTCAAAACCACTAAACCAATGCTCAAGTTTGATAAGCACTTGGGTAGGCCACCAGCTAAGGAATTATTAGACAAGATGAGGACTTTGAGGTTGGTGGCATTGCATATTGATGAAGAGATCTTCCCcactattttattatttgcgATATCATAGTAATCTGTGAATGGTGATGGAAGTGGAAGTAGACCttcaaatttgttgttggacaaactaatttttgacaaTGAGGTTTTTAAGAAACCTTCTACTGGCCATTGTCCTGAAAGTCGATTGCCATGGAGGATTAATCTGACTAAACTTGTGCAATTTCTCAAGCTTCTAGGGATAGAACCTGTTAAGTTGTTGCCACTCACTTTGTAAGGTTTTGGAGCAACCTACCTCGGCACAAGTTCTTTGGTAAGGAGCCGCTTAATTGGTTGGTATCCAAATGCAGCTCCTCCAAGTTCACTAGATCTCCTAAGGATCCAGGAATGTGACCAGAAAGCTTATTACTGTAGAGAAAAAGCGAGGTAAGCTCCGTCAAATTGCCTAATATTGGTGGGATTGAACCTgtgagattattattattaaggcTCAACTCATTAAGACGATTCAAATTCCCTAGCTCCAGTGGGATGGAACCAATAAACTCATTAGCAAATAGGTTCAGTTGTGTCAATTTGGTTAAGTTCCCCAAAGTGGAAGGAATCAATCCTGTTAGGAAGTTGGTGTCCATGTGGAGCAATTCCAAATTTGCCATATTTCCCATTTCAGGAGGAATAGAACCAGAAAGGGAGTTGTTGTAGACATACAGTATAGCCAATTTGCTCAAATTACCTAATGAGGAAGGTATGGGTCCATTCAACTGGTTCGAATACAACGCGACCTCATTGAGCAAATGCAATTGTCCAATTTC
This genomic stretch from Eucalyptus grandis isolate ANBG69807.140 chromosome 3, ASM1654582v1, whole genome shotgun sequence harbors:
- the LOC120291656 gene encoding MDIS1-interacting receptor like kinase 2-like, with translation MDSSLEFKRVMSLVAALALFTIFFIPLPNHASPAEAQALLKWKSGLSNHSVPSLSSWTPSPHHATSSNSTMSPCAWYGISCNQAGSIIGINLTSAYVEGTLDEFPFSSLSHLTYMDLGINSLSGHIPPQIGLLSNLTYLDLSINRFMGNIPPEIGHLTKLKVLHLVSNELNGSIPQEIGQLHLLNEVALYSNQLNGPIPSSLGNLSKLAILYVYNNSLSGSIPPEMGNMANLELLHMDTNFLTGLIPSTLGNLTKLTQLNLFANEFIGSIPLELGNLNRLNELSLNNNNLTGSIPPILGNLTELTSLFLYSNKLSGHIPGSLGDLVNLEELHLDTNQLSGSLPKNLCRGRLLQNLTK
- the LOC104446735 gene encoding putative receptor like protein 25, whose product is MTQELGLGMGFYEDSINVIMKGREIRLERILTILTTIDLSLNSFQGNIPSVIGNLHFLKGLNLSYNHLMGSIPSTLGNLTNLEWLDLSSNKLSGRVPRELGDLSFLGCLDLSRNQLVGPIPQDKQLSTFTSDSFRGNPGLCGTPLQITCRSDAQPPPTSQSFFQEDSTRVHGGGFDRKVVGIGYASGIVIGISIAYILCETGRPKWLVREVRRMERRAKLMKKPKWKAIKFHGAR